One Ignavibacterium album JCM 16511 genomic region harbors:
- the menD gene encoding 2-succinyl-5-enolpyruvyl-6-hydroxy-3-cyclohexene-1-carboxylic-acid synthase — translation MKIKVNRNILWTTLFTDFLVQVGVKYACISPGSRSTPLTFAIASEKKIKSFLIVDERSSGFFALGIAKATDSPVVIVTTSGTATAELYPAIIEAYQSRVPLIICTADRPAYLRNTGSNQTINQKNIYKNHIRFFAELPLPFPDKRNLKILLTSAYEAIITSLLFDKGPVHLNFQFEKPFEPDSITDTIDKSLLEFAYSFSEELLSKDSFKIDSPKSELKFRSIDLITVGAGLFYNKFIKLLSKLSSGLNIPIFADANSGLRFSKKEIPNLISNYEAMVRRKDFNKFFSPGTVIHFGRNLTSQNLEDFIVQSKAKRIILNEYGDRFDTTKKANVIKSTPELFLQKLLNSRIKKASSSVLQFLKTLDGKIDVIKSETFSNSLNEVNVILQLLELIPEDSNLFIGNSLPVRDLDFFAPNKNRKINVFQNRGASGIDGIISTASGIALASGKQTYLVIGDLSFYYDLNSLILPKQFEIPLKIILINNNGGRIFDYLPIAKQKEIFQKYFVTPVNIDFKKISESFGLSYKLIKSLNDYKKVIVNSNKSKSCLILEVRTDSLFTKSLKEKFWNSTKKILM, via the coding sequence ATGAAGATAAAAGTTAACAGAAATATTTTGTGGACAACATTGTTCACAGATTTTCTTGTTCAAGTTGGAGTAAAGTATGCCTGCATTTCTCCCGGTTCAAGAAGTACTCCACTGACATTTGCAATTGCATCAGAAAAAAAAATTAAATCATTTCTAATTGTTGACGAACGCTCTTCAGGATTTTTTGCACTTGGAATTGCCAAAGCAACAGACTCACCTGTAGTAATAGTAACTACATCGGGAACTGCAACAGCAGAATTATATCCTGCTATCATTGAGGCTTACCAAAGTCGTGTACCATTGATAATTTGCACTGCAGACAGACCAGCTTATTTAAGAAACACTGGTTCAAATCAAACTATCAATCAGAAAAACATTTATAAAAATCACATAAGATTTTTTGCAGAACTTCCTCTTCCCTTTCCTGATAAAAGAAATTTGAAGATACTTTTAACTTCTGCTTATGAAGCAATTATAACTTCCTTACTTTTTGATAAAGGTCCTGTTCATCTAAACTTTCAGTTTGAAAAACCATTCGAACCGGATTCAATAACTGATACAATAGATAAATCATTACTTGAATTTGCTTATAGTTTTTCAGAAGAATTGTTATCCAAAGACTCTTTTAAAATTGATAGTCCAAAATCTGAACTTAAATTTCGTTCAATTGATTTGATCACTGTTGGTGCTGGCTTATTTTATAATAAATTTATTAAACTGCTTAGTAAGTTATCGTCAGGATTAAATATACCAATCTTTGCGGATGCTAATTCAGGATTGAGATTTTCTAAGAAAGAAATTCCGAATCTAATTTCAAACTATGAAGCAATGGTGAGAAGAAAAGATTTTAATAAATTTTTCTCGCCCGGAACAGTTATACATTTCGGAAGAAATCTGACTTCACAAAATCTGGAAGATTTTATTGTTCAATCCAAAGCAAAGAGAATAATTCTAAATGAATATGGAGATAGATTTGATACTACAAAGAAAGCAAATGTTATAAAATCTACTCCAGAATTGTTTTTACAGAAACTTTTGAATTCGAGAATAAAAAAAGCTTCATCATCAGTATTACAATTTTTGAAAACTCTTGATGGGAAAATTGATGTTATCAAATCGGAAACATTCAGTAATTCTCTGAACGAAGTAAATGTTATACTTCAATTGCTTGAATTAATTCCTGAAGATTCAAATTTATTTATCGGAAACAGTCTGCCTGTTCGTGATCTTGATTTTTTTGCTCCGAATAAAAATAGAAAGATAAATGTTTTTCAGAATCGTGGTGCCAGTGGTATTGATGGAATCATTTCAACTGCATCAGGTATTGCATTGGCTTCAGGAAAACAGACTTATCTTGTCATAGGAGATTTATCTTTTTACTATGATTTAAATTCTCTGATTCTTCCGAAGCAATTCGAAATTCCTCTGAAGATAATTCTGATAAACAATAACGGCGGAAGAATTTTTGATTATCTGCCAATTGCAAAACAAAAAGAAATCTTTCAGAAATATTTTGTTACTCCAGTTAACATAGATTTTAAGAAAATATCGGAAAGCTTTGGCTTATCCTACAAGTTAATTAAATCACTTAATGATTATAAAAAAGTGATTGTCAATTCTAACAAATCAAAATCATGCTTAATTTTGGAAGTGAGAACTGATTCTCTCTTTACCAAATCGCTTAAAGAAAAATTCTGGAACTCGACAAAGAAAATTTTAATGTGA
- the rsgA gene encoding ribosome small subunit-dependent GTPase A — protein MEGIISRVESKDYYVYELKSHTLIRCVLRGKFKKEFSLKKDKLYQTDIAVVGDKVKFDLNDDGTGFIYEIFSRENYLSRKAPRIRGASYRGERLEQIIAANIDQVFIVTSISEPNFNNKTVDRFLVACESSHLSVKIIINKTDLDEDNSVKHWQSLYSDIGYEVFLTSTKTDSGIEELKSKLPGRKNLFWGQSGVGKSSLLNKIYPHLNLKVGEISNYTSKGTHTTVTSTMFFVGDNTYIIDTPGIREIDPYGIRKEDLGHYFIEFKNFINDCKFSTCTHNHEPGCAVVAALEKGLISEERYDSYLRMLETVEEDINF, from the coding sequence ATCGAAGGAATTATATCAAGAGTAGAGAGCAAAGACTACTATGTTTATGAGTTAAAATCTCACACACTTATTCGTTGTGTGCTACGAGGGAAATTCAAAAAAGAATTCTCATTAAAAAAAGATAAACTGTATCAGACGGATATAGCTGTCGTTGGTGATAAAGTAAAGTTCGATTTGAACGATGACGGAACGGGCTTTATTTATGAAATCTTTTCAAGAGAAAATTATCTCTCCAGAAAAGCACCCAGAATTCGCGGTGCAAGTTATCGCGGTGAAAGACTTGAACAAATTATAGCAGCAAACATTGATCAGGTTTTTATCGTTACAAGTATTTCGGAACCGAACTTTAACAACAAAACTGTTGACAGATTTTTAGTTGCTTGCGAAAGTTCTCATCTTAGTGTTAAAATTATAATCAATAAAACAGACCTTGATGAAGATAATTCTGTAAAACATTGGCAATCCTTATACTCAGACATTGGTTATGAAGTTTTTCTGACTTCAACGAAAACAGATTCTGGAATTGAAGAGCTAAAGTCAAAACTTCCCGGCAGAAAAAATTTGTTTTGGGGACAATCAGGTGTTGGTAAATCTTCTCTTCTGAATAAAATTTATCCTCATCTTAATCTTAAAGTTGGCGAGATTAGTAACTACACATCCAAAGGAACTCACACAACAGTTACAAGCACAATGTTTTTTGTCGGAGATAACACTTACATAATTGATACGCCAGGCATTCGGGAAATTGATCCGTACGGTATCAGAAAAGAAGATCTTGGTCATTACTTTATTGAATTCAAAAATTTTATCAATGACTGTAAGTTCAGTACCTGCACACATAACCATGAACCTGGCTGTGCAGTAGTTGCGGCTCTTGAAAAAGGATTGATTTCCGAAGAGCGTTATGATAGTTATCTAAGAATGCTCGAAACAGTAGAAGAAGATATTAATTTTTAA
- the menB gene encoding 1,4-dihydroxy-2-naphthoyl-CoA synthase encodes MKYNWKKVKDYQDIIYEKLEGEGIARVTINRPEVRNAFRPETVKEMIDAFNDAREDQTIGVILLTGAGPAKDGKYAFCSGGDQRIRGDKGYIGSDDKVPRLNVLDLQKIIRSIPKVVIAVVAGYAIGGGHVLHVVCDLTIAADNAIFGQTGPKVGSFDGGFGSSYLARIVGQKKAREIWYLCRQYNAQQAFEMGLVNTVVPIDKLEDESVQWAREIMQHSPMAIRVLKSAFNAELDGQAGIQELAGNATLLYYMSEEAQEGKNAYLQKRKPDFKKFPKLP; translated from the coding sequence ATGAAATACAACTGGAAAAAAGTTAAAGATTATCAGGACATTATTTATGAAAAACTTGAAGGTGAAGGAATTGCAAGAGTTACAATCAACAGACCCGAAGTCAGAAATGCATTCAGACCTGAAACTGTAAAAGAAATGATTGATGCTTTTAATGATGCAAGAGAAGATCAGACTATCGGAGTAATTTTACTTACCGGAGCTGGTCCGGCAAAAGATGGTAAATACGCATTTTGCTCTGGTGGTGATCAAAGAATTCGCGGTGATAAAGGTTACATTGGAAGCGACGATAAAGTTCCACGACTGAATGTTCTCGATTTACAAAAAATTATTCGAAGCATTCCCAAAGTCGTTATTGCTGTTGTAGCCGGATATGCAATCGGCGGAGGACATGTTTTGCATGTAGTTTGTGATTTGACAATAGCTGCGGATAATGCAATCTTTGGTCAGACGGGTCCAAAAGTCGGAAGCTTTGATGGCGGGTTTGGTTCAAGTTATCTTGCTAGAATAGTCGGGCAAAAGAAAGCTCGTGAAATATGGTATTTATGCCGACAATACAATGCACAGCAGGCATTTGAAATGGGTTTGGTAAACACAGTTGTTCCGATTGATAAACTTGAAGATGAATCAGTTCAATGGGCTAGAGAAATAATGCAACACAGTCCGATGGCAATAAGAGTTCTCAAATCAGCTTTCAATGCAGAACTTGATGGTCAGGCAGGAATTCAGGAGCTTGCAGGTAATGCAACACTGCTTTATTATATGAGCGAAGAAGCTCAGGAAGGAAAGAATGCTTATTTGCAAAAGCGTAAACCGGACTTTAAAAAATTTCCTAAACTTCCGTAA
- a CDS encoding isochorismate synthase translates to MNNSEQNILTDLTKDDLIFHQVVFPLDGEKVSDLIDDLDRNSYSFIYYSKPFDDSEYLASGKLFEIGKTNQKLSELDKIILNFRDNVSAGDLVESIPIFFGYVKFPSTTKEKIWSNFNEVSWFIPQFVIFSRENKLYCVQNFLSSSLQDDLNSKHTVEVQNFIQQLVRKSVTEKASAKIEKISDDDFSNWEKKVVGAVNEIKENKLQKIVLARKVEYKISGKVLWNDIFEKLNSEYPDCMNFLIKSHQDYFFGSSPELLGKFEKDIFRTEALAGSINRGSDEYEDSDLALLLSASKKNKKEHDIVIDHLHDNLQKHLLNIDIDETPLIKRLKNIQHLQTKISGRLKESPKYFQLIDSVFPTPAICGIPTKQSLNELKTLEGFDRGLYSGIVGSFNLSGEAEFFVAIRSALISENKLIAFAGCGIVEESNPDEEFNETELKLQPIISLFNNEDKS, encoded by the coding sequence TTGAACAATTCAGAGCAAAATATTTTAACAGATTTAACGAAAGACGATTTAATTTTTCATCAGGTAGTTTTTCCTTTGGATGGAGAAAAAGTTTCTGATCTTATTGATGATTTGGACAGAAATTCTTATTCATTTATTTACTATTCAAAACCATTTGATGATAGTGAGTATCTTGCCTCAGGTAAATTATTTGAAATCGGAAAAACGAATCAAAAGCTTTCAGAACTTGATAAAATCATTTTAAATTTCAGAGACAATGTTAGCGCTGGGGATTTAGTTGAAAGTATTCCGATTTTTTTTGGTTATGTGAAATTCCCTTCAACAACTAAAGAAAAAATCTGGAGTAATTTCAATGAGGTCTCCTGGTTCATTCCGCAATTTGTTATTTTCAGCAGAGAGAACAAACTTTATTGTGTGCAAAACTTTCTTTCATCTTCACTTCAGGATGATCTGAATTCAAAACACACTGTGGAGGTTCAGAACTTTATCCAACAGCTTGTCAGGAAATCTGTAACTGAAAAAGCCTCAGCAAAAATAGAAAAGATTTCGGATGATGATTTTTCAAACTGGGAAAAGAAAGTTGTCGGGGCAGTTAATGAAATTAAAGAGAACAAATTGCAGAAAATCGTACTGGCACGAAAAGTTGAATATAAAATTTCAGGCAAAGTTTTATGGAATGATATTTTTGAGAAACTTAATTCTGAATATCCTGATTGTATGAACTTTCTGATAAAGTCGCATCAGGATTATTTCTTCGGCTCAAGTCCTGAACTTCTCGGTAAATTTGAGAAAGACATATTCAGGACAGAAGCACTTGCCGGCTCAATTAATCGAGGTTCGGATGAATACGAAGATTCTGATCTTGCACTTTTACTTTCTGCAAGTAAGAAAAATAAAAAGGAACACGACATAGTAATTGATCATCTTCATGATAATCTTCAGAAGCATCTGCTTAATATTGACATTGATGAAACTCCTTTAATTAAAAGACTAAAAAATATCCAGCATCTTCAGACGAAAATTTCCGGAAGACTTAAGGAGTCACCAAAATATTTTCAACTTATAGATTCTGTTTTTCCAACACCGGCAATTTGCGGAATCCCCACCAAGCAATCTCTGAATGAATTAAAAACTCTTGAAGGATTTGATCGCGGACTTTATTCCGGAATTGTTGGTTCATTCAATTTATCTGGTGAGGCTGAGTTTTTCGTTGCAATAAGGTCTGCATTGATTTCTGAAAATAAACTTATTGCTTTTGCAGGTTGTGGAATAGTTGAAGAATCAAATCCCGATGAAGAATTTAACGAAACAGAATTGAAGCTGCAGCCGATAATTTCTCTATTCAATAATGAAGATAAAAGTTAA
- the menH gene encoding 2-succinyl-6-hydroxy-2,4-cyclohexadiene-1-carboxylate synthase: protein MELFFKGIKLNVEIPKEFDASKDTVIFIHGFTGCAEDWFPIIEQLPDSFNYAAIDLIGHGKSDKPVNPDYYTTESIIEQIKFIKDKLTSSNPAILIGYSMGGRAALSFATTHPKEIKGLILESSSAGIKNDAERKKRYEDDLNLVQFIHDHTMEEFIELWYDQEMFNTQRRFSNDKIKKLHRKKYDNSKIGLMNILKGFSTGIMPPLHDKLKTIPVKVVLISGELDSKYTFINSKIVRGFHKAKHKVVKNSGHNTHLEEPKRFVEIVTNYLIQLLPAQVQK from the coding sequence ATGGAATTATTTTTCAAAGGCATTAAACTGAATGTAGAAATACCAAAAGAATTTGATGCGTCAAAGGACACAGTAATTTTTATTCATGGATTTACCGGTTGTGCAGAAGACTGGTTTCCAATCATAGAGCAATTACCTGACTCGTTTAACTATGCAGCAATTGATTTGATTGGTCACGGCAAGAGTGATAAACCTGTTAATCCCGATTACTACACAACCGAATCTATAATTGAGCAGATAAAATTTATTAAAGATAAACTAACATCAAGCAATCCGGCAATTTTGATTGGCTACTCGATGGGTGGTCGTGCTGCATTGTCATTCGCCACAACTCATCCAAAAGAAATTAAAGGTTTGATCCTTGAAAGCTCTTCTGCAGGAATAAAGAATGATGCTGAAAGAAAGAAAAGGTATGAAGATGATTTGAATTTAGTTCAATTTATTCACGACCACACTATGGAAGAGTTTATTGAACTTTGGTATGATCAGGAAATGTTTAATACACAAAGAAGATTTTCCAACGATAAAATCAAAAAGCTTCACCGGAAAAAATATGATAACAGCAAAATCGGTTTGATGAATATACTGAAAGGATTTTCAACCGGTATTATGCCACCTCTTCACGACAAACTGAAAACAATTCCCGTTAAAGTTGTTTTAATCAGCGGTGAACTTGACAGCAAATATACTTTCATCAATTCGAAAATTGTTCGTGGATTTCATAAAGCAAAACACAAGGTTGTTAAGAACTCAGGACACAATACTCATTTGGAAGAACCGAAAAGATTTGTTGAAATCGTTACAAATTATTTAATTCAATTATTACCTGCTCAGGTTCAGAAATAA